The region AAGGAGTGGCCGGTTCCGGACAAATCAAACTGGCGAATTCCAATTACAACATCGACCGGATCGCAAAAAACGCAGTTCCGCCTTCGTCGGCTGCCGATAAACCCGGCTTTGGCGTGTCGGTACGCAGCGTGAACGCTGACGACGCCAAAATGCTGAACCTTTCTACAGTGCAGGGCCTGCTGGTCACCGATGTAAGGAAAAACAGCCTGGCGGAAAAAATGAATATTCAATTGAATGATGTTATCATCGAAGTCAACGGCACCACGGTAAATACTACCGACCAACTGAAGCAAGTGCTTACAGCCGGAACAGTAGCCTCGGCAAAAGTTATCCGGGCTGGCAACCCGCTGATTTTGGAAGCGCCGATCAGTTTTTAAAGACAAAACAATATAAACCGATACCTTTATTTAAGACCAGCTATAAAAAGTCAAGGGATAAATGAAAAAGGCAGTAGCCATGAATGAAGTCTGATAATAGGCAACACAAAAAGCGGACGGTGAGGCCGCCCGTGGCGAAGTACCAAAATCAATCAGCAGTTAGGAACGTAAGGCTTGTTGTCGCGCAGGACAGCGTAGATGATGAACGTCAGTTTACGCGCGACAGCGCCAAGAGCTGTAAAGTGGTGTTTACCTTCAGAGCGTTTCTTTTGATAGAACACGGATAGAACCGGGTCGTGCTGTGAGGCGATGTTTGCGGCAAGCCAGATGGCTCGGCGAAGGTGAGGGGAACCGCGTTTGGACATACGGTTCTGTGTCCCGGTGAATTCACCGGATTGGTGGACTGAAGGATCAATGCCGACGAATGCGACAAGCTTTTTCGGCTCCGAAAAACGTGAAATGCTCCCGATTTCCGAGAGGATGACCGCGCCAAGGACATTACCGACGCCTGGGCATGAGGTGATGGGTGTGTCGAGTTTGACAAGATATTGCTTTATCTCGGCCTCCAACTCAAGAAGCTGGCGTTCCAGCAGTTCAATCATCTCCAACAGCTGGCGGAGCTGCATGGTAAATGCCGCCGTTCCGATGGTAATCCCGAATGACGTCTTAGCGGCTGCACGGAGCTCATCCGCTTTCGCCGCTCCAAAGCGCCCCCGGCTGTTTTCACGAAGAATGCGGCACAGCTCGTTGGTGGGGAGCGCGAGAAGCTCTTCCGGTGTAACGACCTGAGACAACAACTCCGTGGAGGTTTTGCCGAACATGTCCGAAAAGAAGCTCTGATACTCTGGGAATACCCGATCCATGACCCCGACAATTTTTCGTTTTTGGTCGGCGATGTAATCCACCAAATCTGTGCGATGGCGACAAAGCTGGCGCAGGGAAAGCATATCCTCGTCAGCAAGGCTGGTATTACTGAACCGTCCAATTCGTATGGTTTCGGCAATCAAGAAACTGTCTTTTGCGTCATTCTTTGTCTTGCGGAGAAACAAATTCCGCACGGCGTCAGATTGGATTGGGTTGATGACGTTAACCTGAAATCCGGCATCGAACAGGAAGCAATAGAGCGATAACCAGTAGTGACCCGTGGCTTCCATGCCGATGACAACGACTTCCCGGTTCCTGTTATGACTTTCTATGTAAGAAAGCAAGGACTGCGCGCCGGGCGTCGAGTTGGCAAAACGTAGCGATTTAGCGAGCAAGCGGCCATCCTGGTCGATGATAGAGGCTTCATGATGATTTTTTCCGATGTCGACTCCGCAGATAAGCATAAAACACCCCATAAAAATTGATTGCGGATAATTTCCTCACAGCGCAATGCGGACTACAACCTCGTTTGACATTCGAAGAATCATCAACATCCAGCTCATTCGTAGACCACCGCAAAGGTAGAGGCGGCACCCTTTTTTACAGGCATAAAAACCCAGGAAGGTGAAGTCCGATCTCTATCCGCTGCTTGCATTGTACCCCAATAGTCACGGATGTGACTACTTAGAATACAAACATTATTATACGAGGAAGGTGAGAAAATGAAAGCCAAAATCTCGCTGATTTTATCGCTGATTGCGCTGACCCTTTTCTTATCTGCCGGGCCGGCGTTTGCGGCGAGTAAATGGATCTATGTGGGAACGCTTACCCTGGCATCAGGGGACAGCCGGGTTGATTAT is a window of Selenomonadales bacterium 4137-cl DNA encoding:
- a CDS encoding IS110 family transposase translates to MLICGVDIGKNHHEASIIDQDGRLLAKSLRFANSTPGAQSLLSYIESHNRNREVVVIGMEATGHYWLSLYCFLFDAGFQVNVINPIQSDAVRNLFLRKTKNDAKDSFLIAETIRIGRFSNTSLADEDMLSLRQLCRHRTDLVDYIADQKRKIVGVMDRVFPEYQSFFSDMFGKTSTELLSQVVTPEELLALPTNELCRILRENSRGRFGAAKADELRAAAKTSFGITIGTAAFTMQLRQLLEMIELLERQLLELEAEIKQYLVKLDTPITSCPGVGNVLGAVILSEIGSISRFSEPKKLVAFVGIDPSVHQSGEFTGTQNRMSKRGSPHLRRAIWLAANIASQHDPVLSVFYQKKRSEGKHHFTALGAVARKLTFIIYAVLRDNKPYVPNC